A region of Lagenorhynchus albirostris chromosome 20, mLagAlb1.1, whole genome shotgun sequence DNA encodes the following proteins:
- the BORCS6 gene encoding BLOC-1-related complex subunit 6 encodes MESPRGRPGPKAGLLALGEQQAAIFGGGPGRTASEPPSGLRLSEEEEAENVGGASRLPRASPKTSSCSFVHPPEWEAPEEEPGRGGTPSGAGSNRGAPGPENDPYASSRRKDPEDRPASEGVCRRGSPGGGGLDVEQEKEDDDEAAADSRAGRSFSSRLQDSRSLDGLSGACGGAGSSGGAECGAGGGRRATISSPLELEGTVSRHGDLTHFVANNLQLKIRLSGAPQPPPPAPARPCSAPPPTPAIPPIDPDVLRDLERLSRELGGRVDRLLRGLGGAVQELTALSVGCIQTYRDAVDSLGEAVDMSIKGMYTLLARCEELERALQPVQGLARQVRDIRRTLEVLEALCK; translated from the coding sequence ATGGAGTCGCCCCGGGGGCGGCCTGGGCCCAAAGCAGGCCTTCTAGCTCTGGGGGAACAGCAAGCCGCGATCTTCGGCGGCGGCCCGGGCCGAACGGCCTCTGAGCCGCCCTCAGGCCTCCGGTTGTCCGAGGAGGAAGAGGCCGAGAACGTTGGGGGCGCGAGCCGCCTCCCCAGGGCGTCCCCGAAGACTTCGAGCTGCAGCTTCGTCCACCCGCCGGAATGGGAGGCTCCGGAGGAAGAGCCGGGCCGCGGAGGGACGCCTTCTGGGGCAGGGAGCAACCGGGGTGCGCCGGGTCCCGAAAACGACCCGTATGCGTCCTCCCGGCGCAAGGACCCTGAGGACAGGCCTGCATCCGAGGGCGTCTGCCGTCGAGGGAGCCCTGGAGGCGGCGGGTTGGATGTTGAGCAGGAGAAGGAAGACGACGACGAGGCGGCGGCAGACAGCAGGGCTGGCCGTTCCTTCTCCAGCCGCCTTCAGGACAGCCGCAGCCTGGACGGGTTGAGCGGGGCGTGCGGCGGCGCCGGGTCCTCAGGGGGTGCAGAGTGTggcgcgggcggcgggcggcgcgcCACTATATCCAGCCCCCTGGAGCTCGAGGGCACGGTGAGCCGCCACGGCGACCTCACCCACTTTGTCGCCAACAACCTGCAACTCAAGATCCGCCTGAGCGGCGCCCCTcaacccccgccccctgcccctgcgcGGCCCTGTTCGGCGCCCCCACCCACTCCGGCCATTCCTCCCATCGACCCCGACGTGCTGCGGGACCTGGAGAGGCTGAGTCGGGAGCTGGGCGGCAGGGTGGACCGTCTGCTTCGCGGGCTGGGTGGTGCGGTGCAGGAGCTGACAGCGCTGAGCGTGGGCTGCATCCAGACCTACCGTGATGCCGTGGACTCCCTAGGCGAAGCTGTGGACATGAGCATCAAGGGCATGTACACCTTGCTGGCACGCTGTGAGGAGCTGGAGAGGGCTCTGCAGCCAGTTCAGGGACTGGCGCGCCAAGTCCGGGATATCCGACGCACCCTGGAGGTGTTGGAGGCCCTGTGCAAGTGA